The genomic stretch tgaggACTGTAATCCGAAGATGACAATTTTtatcttgtcagaatttaaaagcaggaaatttaaagtcatccaggttttatgtcgtcaagacatgactgtagtCAGAGTAACTGGATTCGTCaggatttatgaataaatatatctgagtgtcatctgcataacagtggaaattaatcccatgctgtctgataatttaccaatcggaagcatatatatagtaaagagaattggtccaaggactgaaccctgtggtactccacaagtgacccaagagtttgaagaagttttattattaacatgaaaaaactggaatctgtcagacagataaggttcagaccagcctaatgctttccccttaatccctacagtatgttcaagtctttgtaggagaatattgtgatcaactgtatcaaatgcagcactgagatctaacaggacaagtatagacacaagtccattatctgaggccatgagaatatcattagtgaccttcaccagagctgtttcagtgctatgatgagctctgaagcctgactgaaactcctcaagtaggtcattactttgtacaCATtcacttgattagcaactactttctcaagcattttacataagaaaagaaaattagctataggtctgtaatttactaagtCATCTTGATTAAGAGAgcgtttcttaagtaaaggtttaataaccgCTACTTTAAAAGCTTGTGGTACATAtgcatttactaaggatagatcaATCATGTCTGTAATGGGGCAATAATCAAACcgaatacctccttaaataacagacatttataagtgttaaagaaaaaacatctgtCCACTAATTTGGTTCAATAACTTGGTTTTACTTCATTTCTCAAAAAAAGTGAACTATGTAACGTAAGTACagggtgaaaaataaataataaggaTGCAAGGACCCTTGTTAACCTGTCATCAATTAAGCAGTTTAAAGGTCTGGAGTTGATTCCAGGTGTGGCATTTGcatttggaagctgttgctgtgaacaCACAACATGTCAAAGGAGCTCTCCATGGAGGTGAAACAGACCATCCTGAGgctgaaaaaaagaggaaatccaTCAGAGGGATAGCAGAGTCACTTTTGTTTATTGATGTGACAAAAGACAGATGCAGCCGGATGAATTCTGAGATGCATAGGGATATATTTTCTGCTCAGATTCAGCAAATGCAGCAAAGTTGATTGGAGGGTGCTTCACAGTACagatggacaatgatccaaaaaatactgcaaaagcaacccaagagtttttttaaagcaaataagtAGAATATTCTGCAATGGTTGAGTCAATCACCAGACCTCAACCCAGTCGAGAATGCATTTCATTTGCTCAAAACAAAACTTAAGGTAGAAAGACCCACAAACAAGCACCAACTGAGGCCAGCAGCAGTAAAGGCCTGACAAAGCATCACAAAAGGAGGAAATCCAGCGTTTGGTGATGTTCATGGGTTACAGGCCTCAGGCAGTCATTGCCTGCAAAGGATTCTCAACAAAATATGGAGAAGTAACATTTACTTAgggttatgtttatttgtccaattacttttaaGCCCCTGAAATGAGGAGcatttgtataaaaataaataaaatccctacatgttttatcatatatttatgttcaacCCTCCTTGAATTAAACCCTAAAGTCTGCACTTCAAGTTACATTgtagttgtttcatttcaaatccaaCGTGATGGCATGTAGAGCCCAACTGTGcaaatatatagatagatagatagatagatagatagatagatagatagatagatagatagatagatagatagatagatagatagatagatagatagatagatagatagatagatagatagatagatagatagatagatagatagataggcaCTTATGTGTTTTACTTTCTGTCTGACACGGGGACGTCCACTTATCCTGATTGGTTCAGGAGGCTCCACAGTCTAAACATAACTTAAACATTATGTTCAGTATCATCTCTTCCGCATAAGACATACCATTCATGCATTCTTGcccaaatgccctttgcacaatcaattctgcacatacaaatggttttaaaaatactcacctgcaCACTGTGaacgcacactgtctctttctcctgcattgtttacatttcaactgtttacttttaaatcaccgctgcaccttatactgtaatttatcgtaatttacaagctgtatgcaacgaaatttcgttctgtatacgcactctgtgcatacaaaatgacaaataaacaaactgcTCCGAAAACAGATAAAAGGGTACCTTCGGGCCTTGGAATAGAGTCAGATGGATCCAGCATTGTGTTTCTTATTGactcctttctttttctgtccGGGTTTGGCTGCTGACGAACAAATGAGGTTAAAGTAAACAGAGGGAAGAGGGGTGACTGACACATGTTTCCAATAAGCGAGAACGCGTGGTTTATCATTACCTCCTCAGTCTGTCTGCTGACAGAACAGAGGCAGCATGAAGCTGAGCGTCTTGCTGCTGCTCGCTCTGAGCGCCAAGGCCTTCAACCAAGATGGTGAGtaataaaatacagataaaagTATTTTCTACTTCAGCAATAACTTCTTCGTACCCTACTTAATCTATATGAGGTGTTATATTGGGGCGTCAATCTCTTTTGCTGCTGTTGCTACTAACTTTTTGTCTAATCTGATTAtcatacatattttaaaattaacgtGTCGTTTATTCTGAATAAGATGGACTTATTGATTCATTTAGACCTGATCAAAAGtctatattttaaattaacacATGGCAGGACACTACAGATGaattaatgaatgttttactgTGGAATGAATTTGTGTAGTTGGGTGGCAATAAGTGCAAATTATTTGAAGATTGAAAGATCTCAGCGTGGAAATAAATTGTTAAGAAAACCTCTGACACagatttggattttatttatttatgagtaAAAATAACAAGTAATGGTTTCACAATGAACTTTCATAAGTTTGTTGCTCACCCAGAAAACAAAACCGAAGTAAAATAACttacagtgccttacaaaagtgtTAATCTCTTTGATTTAACATGTTCACACATTAAAATTATCAATGTCATTTTACTAGAAAAACACAACCGTGACACAGAAGGAAAAGGATGTGTGGTTTGTAGATTGTTTTATtcctaaaatctgaaaagtgtggcttgcatttgGCTTCAACCACCCAGTGTATAAGCTTTGTAGAATCACCTTGTACTGCAACAGCTGCAGGAGTTTTGTGGCATGTCTATGCATTGCATATTAAGAGACTGAAATTATCCTTTTTAAAATCCATCTAACACAATTAGGTTGAATGAAAATTGatttttgccacagattctcagttttaCGGTTTGATCTAAACCCTTGCGTTGCGGCTCCGGCTTTGTctgaaggtgaacctccaccccagtctcgtATCTTCCCAATCATCTCCAACCAGGTTTTCTGTCTccactgaagaaaagcatccctgcAGCATTCAACCCAGGACACAGTTGTTAGAGTGCAAAACCAATAGTTTTTGTCAGCAGATTCTTCCAacctgatctctgcagctctttttccagatgatggattgaagagcgctctgtgagatgtttccAGGTcgggatgttgttttataaccttgAAACTTCCCCACATCCCTATCcctgacctttctgctgtgCTCTCTGGTTTTCATGGTTATGTTTGGTCACCtacgttctctaacaaacacTTAAAGCCTTCAGGGAAAAGCTGTTTTTGCACTGAAGTTAAATAGAGGTAAAGTGGATGCCCCATTTACAAAGGCTAAAAGTTACTGACACAGGGAAGCTTGCTGATTGTGTTCCCCTCGTCTCTCGctctttgtattttatgtcaGGTCACCGTTAACAAAGGCGATGAAACCAcaacatctttaaaaagaatatatacAGTAACCTCTGAAGTTACTGTATATACCTCTGAAGAACCAGAGTAAAAGGAGGTTGAAACAAATGCACACTATACTTTCCAGATTTTGATACCCAAATATCCCGCTTCTTCTACTTAAACtcctgaaaagcattgaagtttgtggctgtatttttttcgaGGCTCTGATAATGGGCACCTTTGATTTGTTTCTTAGCCAGACACCCAGTGTGCCCAAAATTTGTCCTTAGTGTTTTGCCATGACTGAATGTTTGgttgaaaaatggaaaaaatttaaaagctgcTAAGTGTCTCACAAATTTCCCTGAATGCAATCATAAATTCCCCAACTCTGAACGTTCCTTAAACTGAGCTTGCCTTGAGTAATTAATCAAGCTTCTAACTTACTTAAGCATCCAAACAGGGTATAGCTCGGTGTAATTGGGAAAACCTGAATTTAGCCTCTGGTGTGCTGCCAAGGTCTCATGGGAAGTGTAATCAAATCAAATCTTATCAGGGACCGGAGGGAATTAATTTGCCTGGAAGCGTCACTAACAAAGCAGTCAGCTCAGAGACGGAAAGTGAATTAAAGTGCGTCGTTTTACCCAAAGAGTCCTGTCTGGACCGATGTGAAAATGGCTTTGAGGTTCAGAGGAAGTGCCAGTGCGACTCCATGTGCAAGTATTaccaaagctgctgctctgactaTGAGGCCGTCTGTGCCATGACGAGTAAGAAACCTCACCGCCCATTCGCTCCGCACCATTGTCTGCTTATCTTACACAGACTCTGCTACAAATCCCTCAGACGAGCACTGCTGTTAACGCTACTTTTAATACCTTCCCACCTTCAGCTCGTGGCGACACGTTTGTAATCGCAGAGGATGATGACAATGACGATGACTTGTTTGAAACCACCGCTCCATCCTCCAAAAGTCCCGCAGACGTCGCGTCCACCATGCCCCCTGTCCCAGACTTCAACCAAAGATTGGCGCGTCCTTCAGAAACCAATCTGAAAATGACGAAAcccccgcgacttgagctcgccGCCACGACTGAAGCCACTCAGGCTCCTTCTACCACCACCGCTGCTCCCACCACCACCGCAGCTCCTGACCCGGATGCTGAGGTCTGCAGCGGGAGGCCCTTTGACTCCTTCATGCAGCTCAAAAACGGCTCCATCTACGCCTTCAGAGGTAACACGCACACTTTTATCCCGTGCTCTCGTGTGCTTGCCACGACAGCTCCAGCGTGAACTTCCTGTTTTCCAGGGGAGTACTTCTTTGAGCTGGACCAGAAGTCGGTTCTTCCCGGTTATCCAAAGCTGACAAAGGACGTGTGGGGCATCAGCGGGCCTATCGATGCTGCGTTCACCCGCATCAACTGTCAGGGGAAGACCTACATCTTTAAGGTGATGGCGTTGGCGACATTATCGCCTGGTAGCTAATCGTTCTCGCCTGCGGTTTTTTGAGATTTTGTCTCGACTGAAACGTCCATCAGGGGAACAAGTACTGGAGGTTTGACGACGGCGTGCTGGATGATGACTACCCACGGGACATCAGCGTCGGCTTTGACAAGATTCCTGATCACGTGGATGCAGCTTTTGCCCTTCCTGCTCACAGCCACAATGGGAAAGAGAGGGTTTACTTTTTCAAAGGTACAAAGAGCACAATGCTTTATTCCAGATGTTGTCTTTGGGCTTTACAGGGGATCAGTATGAGGTCCAGATGCTTGACCGTCTTCATGCTGTGGCTTCCTCCAGGGGACCAGTACTACGTGTACGAGTTTTTGCACCAACCTTCCCACGAGGAGTGCGCCGCTATGTCTGCGAGGTCTCCATCCACGCTGTTCAGGCGCTACACAGACATGTACGACAGCAACTATGAGCGTTTCTTCGGCGAGCTGTTTTCTGACCGTAAGTTTAGCGAGAGGATTCGCACAGCTTGACCTCTTCCACGTgttgtcactttacaaccacaaacttaaatgcatttttacgTATTGGGCCCAAGTAACGTAGTGCCTAAATGTGGAGTTGACATTGTTTTGATCCGAGGGTGCAAAGTGTCAACTTAAACTAgcgaggagctacagagatccacaGATCAGCTGCAGAGTCTGTCAATAATGCAGGCTTTTAGTCAGGCGCTCCCAAAATCCAGATTGTTGCAAGAAAGCCATAAGTACGCCTGTTTATAacaagccatgcaggaggaCACTGCAGGAAGCGGATCAGAAATGTTGAAAAGGCGGATTGATCAAAGTCAAAGTCCGTACCTAGATCCGCTTGAAAATCAGCTGAAagtctttaacaaattaatgTTCTTAGATGCTgtacatttaattcaattcaattttatttatatagcgccaattcattaaaacatgtcatctcgaggcactttacaaagtcagaatcaatcatattatacaaattgggtcagattatacagattggtcaaaaatttcctatttaagggaaccagttgattgcatcaaagtcccgacaagcagcgttcactcctggggaaccgtagagccacgggaagagtcgtctgcattgtacatggctttgcagcaatccctcatactgagcaagcatgaagcgacagtggaaagaaaaactccccattaacgggaaggaaaaacctccggcagaaccgggctcagtatgaacggtcatctgcctcgaccgactggggttacagaagacagaacagagacacaacaagagaaacaaaaaagcacagaagcacacattgatctagtaatctgttctacattagatggtagtagcgggtgatctgtcttccctggatgatgtctcagttaacagaacgtcagaccaggtgtacctactatgaagaaaaaagagagagagagaacaaaaagttaaaagttgaaaagacaacagtcatttcaatgtaatgcaatgcaaactggagaaccGTCAGAATTTAGTCTGActaaatttgactttttctgcAAAGAAGACTGGGGAAAATGACAATTTCTACGTGCACAAAGCTACAGAAGATGTACCCCAAAACACTTTcagctgtaattgctgcaaaagaTGGTTCTAATAGAGTATTGTCACTtcagatttaaatgtttaaaaaggaaaaccacGGATCTATTTTCTTCCACTGCACAATTTAAagctactttttgttggtctatcataaaATGCATCGAAATGTAGAGGTTGGGATGTGAAAAACTGTGGAAAAGGTTCAAAGGAGGGCCCTGTATACAGTTTCGTAGGGGAAGAAGCAAGTCTGCGTGTTGACGACTCTGATCTTACGCAGTGCCTCAGCATCATGACAAGCATCACTTCATCAACAAAGACTGGAAAGGCCTCAAGTCTCCGGTGGACGCTGCCATGGCCGGCAGGATCTACGTCGCTCCTTGGAGGTCGTCGTCCTGGCCTGACCCGCAGCGGGGGACTCAGTGGGGCCAGCAGTACCAGCAGAACCGGAGGCTGAGGGGTCAGAGGCGACAGAACCGGTCTCCCTCCTGGGGGTCCGTGGCCGAGCAGGGGATGAGCATGGGCCAGGCGTTTGCTGAGAGGGGCATGGAAATGGGTCTGAGactggcagagaggaggatggagatggaggagaggcTGGGCCGAGACTGGGACAGGCGTCGGGATCGGGACTGGGACCAGGACAGACGATGGAGTCAGGACTGGGACCAGGACAGAAGGTGGGATCGGGACTGGGATCGTTACAACCAGAACAACAGAGGCAACTACGACACCAGAAATGATCGATTCCTCCAGAGAGAAATGCCCATCCAGAGCGTCTTCTTCTTTAAAGCAGGTAAACAGAAAAATTATATCAtatcatattatattatattatattcgTGCAACAGCTTtatatgtttgattttatgtggcTGTAGCATTGTCAGGAAGATGGAGGAAAAAGTTTTGTTAaacattatttacaaaaatattcctaaaaaaaacacctttaagcTACTGAGCTGTGAAACCACTCAGCATTACAAtgatgaaaaagtaaaataaagagcacatcttttttgaaaatgtctgtCAGTAAGGTTGTCAAAGCATCGTCAAAGCTGTGATCCAAACACATATTTCTAACATTACTTTTGGCAAAAACCTAAATGTGACATGAATGCAACCAGTTGTTGCCATCTTCCCGACACCATAATAGTTTTCTGATATCAAACTAAAAGCTAAAGGGGTTACTTGTTTTCAAATGTGTTTGAAACAAGTCACATGTTTCACATCaacttttttattcaggttaaaCTAATTTCTACCCTAACCCTTCAAAAGAGGAAGATACAATGATGTTGAAGATTTTCACACAAACAACTGGAAAGCCTGAGTTTAACAGTGAATTTAGTGGAGAAACTAGATTAGATTATCCTCCCAGCTAACTAGCTTCACATGCTCTGTAATTGTCCTCgtgacagacaacaaaaaaaaaaaatggaaatgacTAAAATCAGGGCACTTCCTCTTTAAACTCTCTTGCAATCTGATACTTTCTTGCCTCGCTCTCACCAGCTGTGCAGGGCTGTAATCAAAGCTGACTGTATTTGCGGCCCAAAGAAAAAGAATCGCAATTTTCCCTGAACTGAGAGAAAGTCCAGCCAAATTATGACAATGTTTCAGTTATTTCAAACTGTGTTTGAAAGGAGGACCAGCGCAATGTTTTTACCACTGACCGACCTTGAACTGCCAGATGATCTGAAAGCCAACTTCATAGTGTTGCAGTTCAAGGTTCAAAACCCCAGTGGGATTTTCCGCTCATTTGAACAAGCTAACTACTGTGTGTTAGCAAACCCTACTGTGTGTTAGCAAACAAGCTAACTACTGTTAGCGAACAAGCTAACTACTGTGTGTTAGCAAACAAGCTAACAACTGTTAGCAAACAAGCTAACTAAAGCTCATAAAATGCATCTCTCTGCTTGTCATACTTTCAAATATTGTAAAGAAGGTTGTACATTACTGTGAGAAAGATGTAATAACGTGGAAATCTTCAGAATAAAACTTTTCTGCATCTGTCACAATGGTTCATATGCaaagcagccatattggattttgagatCAGGGCTGGTGAGAAACCTCAGAGCAAATTTGGACATTCCtggacttttctgttttttttttcctgattgttCTTAAAAACCTCCACttgtgtgtaaaaataaaacatacccCTTCAACCAAACTGCAGTAAAAACGCATATGCATGTTTTTAATCCCTATTTTCTCGTATTTATGACATGACCctacaaaatcaacaaaagatTTGGTCCTTTTGTACGTCTGCTTTGAAATACCTACCAGTATGACGGTCCTCGGGGCAGTGATGCCTGTTTGAGActttctggtttaaaaaaaagactgccttgcttttgttttctagATAAATACTACAGAGTGGACCTCAGAACCAAGAGAGTTGATCCGGCTATACCTCCATACCCCAGACCCATCGCCAAGTACTGGCTCGG from Fundulus heteroclitus isolate FHET01 chromosome 18, MU-UCD_Fhet_4.1, whole genome shotgun sequence encodes the following:
- the vtna gene encoding vitronectin a isoform X2; this translates as MKLSVLLLLALSAKAFNQDARGDTFVIAEDDDNDDDLFETTAPSSKSPADVASTMPPVPDFNQRLARPSETNLKMTKPPRLELAATTEATQAPSTTTAAPTTTAAPDPDAEVCSGRPFDSFMQLKNGSIYAFRGEYFFELDQKSVLPGYPKLTKDVWGISGPIDAAFTRINCQGKTYIFKGNKYWRFDDGVLDDDYPRDISVGFDKIPDHVDAAFALPAHSHNGKERVYFFKGDQYYVYEFLHQPSHEECAAMSARSPSTLFRRYTDMYDSNYERFFGELFSDLPQHHDKHHFINKDWKGLKSPVDAAMAGRIYVAPWRSSSWPDPQRGTQWGQQYQQNRRLRGQRRQNRSPSWGSVAEQGMSMGQAFAERGMEMGLRLAERRMEMEERLGRDWDRRRDRDWDQDRRWSQDWDQDRRWDRDWDRYNQNNRGNYDTRNDRFLQREMPIQSVFFFKADKYYRVDLRTKRVDPAIPPYPRPIAKYWLGCSDTTGAEKK
- the vtna gene encoding vitronectin a isoform X1, coding for MKLSVLLLLALSAKAFNQDESCLDRCENGFEVQRKCQCDSMCKYYQSCCSDYEAVCAMTTRGDTFVIAEDDDNDDDLFETTAPSSKSPADVASTMPPVPDFNQRLARPSETNLKMTKPPRLELAATTEATQAPSTTTAAPTTTAAPDPDAEVCSGRPFDSFMQLKNGSIYAFRGEYFFELDQKSVLPGYPKLTKDVWGISGPIDAAFTRINCQGKTYIFKGNKYWRFDDGVLDDDYPRDISVGFDKIPDHVDAAFALPAHSHNGKERVYFFKGDQYYVYEFLHQPSHEECAAMSARSPSTLFRRYTDMYDSNYERFFGELFSDLPQHHDKHHFINKDWKGLKSPVDAAMAGRIYVAPWRSSSWPDPQRGTQWGQQYQQNRRLRGQRRQNRSPSWGSVAEQGMSMGQAFAERGMEMGLRLAERRMEMEERLGRDWDRRRDRDWDQDRRWSQDWDQDRRWDRDWDRYNQNNRGNYDTRNDRFLQREMPIQSVFFFKADKYYRVDLRTKRVDPAIPPYPRPIAKYWLGCSDTTGAEKK